In Mastigocladopsis repens PCC 10914, a single window of DNA contains:
- a CDS encoding DivIVA domain-containing protein codes for MLRPKPSSIESNQNGSNPRTQEFAGGISYNGEATRIASLDIQQELNRLEEMILAGFNIPLTRRTLVDEDKLLDQLDYIRLSLPEAFQEVVAIIQQREEILLQAEEYGQQIVDAAQAKRSQILDESDIIAEAEQEASEVRRQVQQECEAMLQETLAEIDRKRRACQQEIEEIRRQAIAEAEAIEQGADDYADGVLENIEQNLQDMLRVIRNGRQQLQLDSSQEDNSQFPKKK; via the coding sequence ATGCTACGCCCAAAACCATCCAGTATCGAATCAAATCAAAACGGAAGCAATCCCCGAACGCAAGAGTTTGCCGGTGGAATCTCCTACAACGGAGAAGCTACGCGAATAGCAAGCCTAGATATTCAGCAGGAACTCAACCGCTTGGAGGAGATGATTCTTGCTGGTTTCAACATTCCATTAACACGACGCACGTTAGTGGATGAAGACAAACTGCTGGATCAGCTCGATTACATAAGGCTTTCTTTACCTGAAGCTTTTCAAGAAGTAGTAGCAATCATCCAGCAAAGAGAGGAAATTCTCCTGCAAGCGGAAGAGTACGGGCAACAAATTGTTGATGCAGCGCAAGCCAAGCGATCGCAAATTTTGGATGAAAGCGATATCATCGCAGAGGCAGAACAGGAAGCCTCGGAAGTGCGGCGACAAGTGCAACAAGAATGTGAGGCTATGCTGCAAGAAACCCTCGCAGAAATTGACCGCAAGCGACGCGCCTGTCAGCAAGAAATAGAGGAAATCCGCCGTCAAGCAATTGCAGAAGCGGAAGCCATTGAACAGGGAGCCGATGACTACGCTGATGGCGTCCTAGAAAATATTGAGCAGAATCTTCAGGATATGTTGCGAGTCATCCGCAACGGACGTCAACAATTGCAACTAGACTCCTCTCAAGAGGATAATTCTCAATTTCCCAAGAAGAAATAG
- a CDS encoding zinc-ribbon domain-containing protein, which produces MPQSFDSNNPPTEPNLTNVGNSASQPQTPVQNHIVCTNCSHNNPDNSKFWSKCGTPLVIPLI; this is translated from the coding sequence ATTCCTCAGTCTTTTGACAGCAATAATCCACCAACTGAACCAAATTTAACTAACGTTGGCAATAGCGCTTCTCAGCCTCAAACTCCAGTTCAAAATCATATTGTATGTACCAATTGTAGCCACAATAATCCGGATAATTCCAAATTCTGGTCCAAGTGTGGAACACCATTGGTTATACCACTTATCTGA
- a CDS encoding transposase produces MGYSSDVTDLEWEIIEPLLPTKKKTRPPVWTKRQILNGIFYQLKNGCNWADLPRDLPPYSTVFWHYKQWCEDGILDSIMANLHQGVREQVKKNHTGQP; encoded by the coding sequence ATGGGATATTCAAGCGACGTGACAGACTTGGAATGGGAAATTATCGAGCCGTTATTGCCGACCAAGAAGAAAACAAGACCTCCTGTGTGGACAAAGAGGCAAATATTGAACGGGATATTTTATCAACTTAAGAATGGTTGCAACTGGGCAGACTTACCCAGAGATTTGCCGCCCTATTCTACTGTGTTCTGGCATTACAAGCAGTGGTGTGAAGATGGCATCCTGGACTCAATTATGGCTAATTTACATCAGGGAGTGCGTGAACAAGTAAAAAAAAACCACACTGGACAACCCTGA
- a CDS encoding CHAT domain-containing protein translates to MKKVLILSANPRNTDWLRLDEEIREIKTALKRSKYRDNFEVITEGAVRIDDLRRALLDYEPQIVHFSGHGIRTNSSVLEDNSRLVQQQRNIVPKPEVSGGIALENNSGQMQLVSTKSLTDLFKSFKNKIECVLLNACYSEVQAEEIHKHIYCVIGMESSIGDDAAIKFSQGFYDVIGAGRNYEDAFQLGCNNIDLNGIPQSFIPKIKINKILENLPSSNQIILKNQELKSDMTEKRSINIGSGNYNERIQGNYVQGNYYADGGGQKQSLEVDAAAEIQKLLEQLDKSYSTDTTLGKMQVAAETIKSIENNPSLAERILSALEAGGVQAFEQLLNHPAASFVIGALEDWQKTKGN, encoded by the coding sequence ATGAAAAAAGTTCTAATTTTATCAGCCAACCCTAGAAACACAGATTGGCTACGTTTAGATGAGGAAATTCGGGAAATAAAGACAGCTTTGAAACGTTCCAAATATCGAGATAATTTTGAAGTCATTACTGAGGGTGCTGTTCGGATTGATGATTTGCGTCGTGCTTTGTTAGATTACGAACCACAAATTGTACATTTTTCTGGGCATGGAATCAGAACTAACAGTTCAGTATTAGAAGATAACTCCAGACTAGTGCAACAACAGCGAAATATTGTCCCTAAGCCTGAGGTCTCAGGAGGCATAGCTTTAGAGAATAACTCTGGGCAAATGCAATTAGTAAGTACAAAATCACTAACAGACCTATTTAAGAGTTTTAAAAACAAAATTGAATGTGTGCTACTCAACGCCTGCTATTCAGAAGTTCAGGCTGAAGAAATTCATAAGCATATTTATTGCGTTATTGGTATGGAGAGTAGTATAGGGGATGATGCAGCAATTAAATTTAGCCAAGGATTTTATGATGTGATTGGTGCTGGGAGAAACTATGAGGATGCTTTTCAACTCGGCTGTAACAATATTGATCTAAATGGCATTCCACAGTCTTTCATTCCAAAAATCAAAATTAACAAAATTTTAGAAAATTTACCTTCTAGCAATCAAATAATTTTAAAAAATCAGGAACTAAAATCTGATATGACTGAGAAACGCAGTATCAACATAGGAAGCGGTAACTACAACGAGCGCATTCAAGGCAATTATGTACAAGGTAATTATTATGCTGATGGTGGTGGGCAAAAACAAAGCCTTGAGGTAGATGCTGCTGCTGAAATTCAGAAGTTACTCGAACAGTTAGACAAGTCTTATTCCACTGATACCACCTTGGGTAAAATGCAAGTAGCTGCCGAAACTATTAAGAGTATTGAAAATAATCCCTCTTTAGCAGAGAGGATACTTAGTGCATTGGAAGCAGGTGGTGTTCAGGCTTTTGAGCAATTACTCAATCATCCAGCAGCTAGCTTTGTCATTGGTGCTTTAGAAGATTGGCAAAAAACTAAGGGGAATTAA
- the coaD gene encoding pantetheine-phosphate adenylyltransferase — translation MIAIYPGSFDPITLGHLDIIQRGSRLFAQVIVAVLRNPNKNPLFTVQKRLEQIRLSTKHLSNVEVDAFDGLTVNYAQMREAQVLLRGLRAISDFEVELQMAHTNKTLSNEIETVFLATSNEYSFLSSSVVREIAKFGGSIDHLVPPHVALDIYQCYAQNHPVSNQIKTEAIPERKSLPVESPTTEKLRE, via the coding sequence GTGATTGCCATTTATCCAGGAAGCTTCGATCCTATCACCTTAGGACACCTTGACATCATCCAACGCGGCAGTCGGTTGTTTGCCCAAGTGATTGTCGCCGTCCTGAGAAATCCTAACAAAAATCCGCTGTTTACGGTGCAAAAACGGCTAGAACAGATTCGTCTATCGACAAAACACCTATCTAATGTAGAGGTAGACGCCTTTGACGGTTTGACCGTGAATTATGCTCAAATGCGGGAAGCGCAAGTGCTCCTGCGGGGTCTACGAGCAATTTCAGACTTTGAAGTAGAACTTCAGATGGCTCACACAAATAAAACCCTTTCTAATGAAATAGAAACAGTTTTCTTAGCAACATCAAATGAGTATAGTTTTTTAAGTAGTAGTGTGGTAAGAGAGATTGCTAAATTTGGTGGCTCTATAGATCATCTTGTTCCCCCGCACGTTGCCCTGGATATTTACCAATGCTACGCCCAAAACCATCCAGTATCGAATCAAATCAAAACGGAAGCAATCCCCGAACGCAAGAGTTTGCCGGTGGAATCTCCTACAACGGAGAAGCTACGCGAATAG
- the lgt gene encoding prolipoprotein diacylglyceryl transferase encodes MALDLSTLPLAFQFTSPGPILVKIGPLTIRWYGFLIASAVLIGVTLSQFLAKRRNVNPELISDLSIWLVIAAIPAARLYYVLFQWSEYAQHPERIIAIWQGGIAIHGAIIGGVVAALIFAKTKQVSFWQLADVVAPSLILGQAIGRWGNFFNSEAFGSPTNLPWKLYIPPQHRPPELANFEYFHPTFLYESLWDFMVFALLITLFFRSLSGKPALKTGTLSLVYLAAYSLGRLWIEGFRTDSLMLGPLRIAQVVSLLGIVFGLAGLAWLYKAKRPLPDVTSTP; translated from the coding sequence ATGGCACTGGATCTTTCCACCTTGCCCTTGGCATTTCAATTTACTTCTCCAGGACCGATTCTGGTGAAAATAGGACCATTAACTATCCGTTGGTATGGTTTTTTAATTGCTTCAGCAGTATTGATTGGTGTTACGCTTTCCCAGTTCTTGGCAAAGCGCCGTAACGTTAATCCAGAGTTGATTAGCGATTTGTCAATTTGGTTGGTCATTGCGGCAATTCCAGCAGCACGCTTATATTACGTTTTGTTTCAATGGTCAGAATATGCCCAGCACCCAGAGCGCATTATTGCTATTTGGCAAGGAGGCATTGCGATTCATGGAGCGATTATTGGTGGCGTTGTTGCAGCATTAATATTTGCCAAAACTAAGCAAGTTTCTTTCTGGCAATTGGCTGACGTAGTCGCTCCTTCGCTGATTTTAGGGCAAGCAATTGGACGTTGGGGCAATTTCTTCAATTCCGAGGCTTTTGGTAGTCCCACGAATTTACCTTGGAAGCTGTATATTCCACCGCAACACCGTCCCCCAGAATTGGCTAATTTTGAGTACTTCCATCCCACTTTTCTTTATGAATCTCTGTGGGATTTCATGGTATTCGCCTTGCTGATCACTTTATTTTTTAGGAGTTTGTCGGGTAAACCAGCTTTGAAAACAGGTACGCTGTCTCTAGTTTATTTGGCAGCTTACAGCTTAGGACGCCTATGGATAGAAGGTTTTCGGACGGATAGTTTGATGCTTGGACCGCTACGGATAGCACAAGTTGTGAGCTTACTGGGAATAGTCTTCGGTTTAGCTGGGTTAGCTTGGCTTTACAAAGCTAAACGCCCTTTACCGGATGTCACTTCCACACCCTAG
- a CDS encoding COP23 domain-containing protein: MLSQPLKFLFLSGLGLSLFLGNSTAFAQVGGSGDVVVPTTPAGSSGTTSTTTTTTGTGSSTSTTTTNSSTAIDSGNRFFCQSYNGQYTVMYQPESQPGQYYAWATPRTLGGGWDTQKRCETIAQRLETYRPDGLVDLKTAVENRQNILCVTTEAVPYCRIVLTVPPEKDPYVVRNSVFQNLASADSGQQTFGVNTYTSGNDELSNLGRTIFGGGKKPSASSKDPINLKPFLDRADGGTGAKLRNGVSLGGQKSQPQTGYRLNPRKFR, translated from the coding sequence ATGCTATCTCAACCTCTGAAGTTTCTGTTTTTGAGTGGTCTTGGTTTATCCTTGTTCCTGGGTAATTCCACAGCATTCGCGCAAGTGGGTGGATCGGGTGATGTTGTCGTACCAACAACTCCAGCAGGTAGTAGTGGTACAACATCAACTACAACAACGACAACAGGAACAGGTTCCTCCACAAGCACAACGACAACAAATTCCTCAACAGCTATTGATAGCGGTAATCGGTTTTTCTGTCAGTCTTACAACGGTCAGTACACTGTGATGTACCAGCCAGAAAGTCAACCCGGTCAATACTATGCTTGGGCAACTCCTAGAACTTTGGGAGGCGGCTGGGATACACAAAAGCGTTGTGAAACCATTGCCCAACGCTTAGAAACGTATCGCCCAGATGGTTTGGTTGATCTGAAGACAGCGGTAGAGAACAGACAGAATATTCTGTGTGTAACCACTGAAGCTGTTCCTTACTGTCGAATTGTACTGACAGTACCTCCCGAAAAAGACCCTTATGTTGTCCGTAATAGCGTTTTCCAAAACCTCGCATCTGCTGATAGCGGACAGCAAACTTTTGGCGTCAACACTTATACCAGTGGTAATGACGAGCTGTCCAACTTGGGTCGAACAATTTTCGGCGGGGGCAAAAAACCCTCTGCTTCTTCTAAAGACCCCATCAATCTCAAACCTTTCCTGGATCGAGCCGATGGCGGTACCGGAGCAAAACTCCGCAATGGTGTATCGCTTGGTGGTCAGAAGTCTCAACCTCAAACAGGCTATCGCCTAAATCCCAGAAAATTCCGCTGA
- a CDS encoding DUF1611 domain-containing protein: protein MRLALNQRVAILLHEGITGPLGKTGLSLLRYSEASIVAAIDRECAGKSLPELTGIKRDVPIVASVAAALEYKPQVLVIGIAPKGGALPDDYWHELKDAVSAGMSVVNGLHTPLATMPELKALLKPGQLIWDVRKEPPNLGVASGLARHLPCRRVLTVGTDMSVGKMSTSLELHSVSRLRGWRSKFLATGQTGLILEGDGVPLDAVRVDYAAGAVEQMVLRYGKNYDILHIEGQGSLLHPGSTATLPLIRGSQPTQLILVHRAGQTEVHNSDVPIPPLGEVVKLYETVAHAGGAFAPVPVVGIALNTKHLEESEALDAITQAEAETGLPCTDSVRFGAGKLLDAVMQG, encoded by the coding sequence GTGCGTCTAGCGCTTAATCAACGGGTAGCTATCCTACTCCATGAGGGAATCACTGGACCATTAGGTAAAACAGGGCTGTCACTTTTACGCTATAGTGAAGCCTCAATTGTAGCCGCGATTGACCGCGAATGTGCAGGCAAATCTTTGCCAGAATTAACAGGTATCAAGCGTGATGTGCCGATAGTTGCATCGGTTGCAGCCGCCCTAGAATACAAGCCTCAGGTTTTGGTCATTGGCATTGCTCCTAAAGGTGGCGCTTTGCCAGATGATTATTGGCATGAACTTAAGGACGCTGTATCAGCTGGGATGTCGGTGGTGAACGGTTTGCACACACCATTGGCAACTATGCCAGAGTTAAAGGCATTGCTTAAACCAGGGCAACTCATTTGGGATGTACGCAAAGAACCACCCAACTTAGGTGTTGCAAGCGGTTTAGCACGTCATCTTCCATGTCGGCGGGTTTTGACTGTGGGTACTGATATGTCAGTCGGCAAAATGTCAACAAGCCTAGAGTTACATTCGGTATCACGCCTGAGGGGCTGGCGTTCTAAGTTCCTTGCCACAGGTCAAACTGGTTTGATATTAGAAGGAGACGGTGTGCCATTGGATGCCGTACGGGTGGACTATGCCGCTGGTGCTGTGGAACAAATGGTGCTGCGATATGGTAAAAACTATGACATCTTGCACATTGAAGGACAAGGTTCGCTCCTGCACCCCGGTTCCACCGCAACGTTGCCCTTAATACGCGGTTCTCAACCAACACAATTGATATTGGTACATCGTGCTGGACAAACTGAGGTGCATAATAGTGATGTGCCAATTCCACCTTTAGGGGAGGTGGTAAAGCTTTATGAAACTGTAGCCCATGCAGGTGGCGCTTTTGCACCTGTCCCTGTAGTGGGTATCGCTCTTAACACTAAACACTTAGAGGAATCAGAGGCATTGGATGCGATCACCCAGGCTGAAGCAGAAACTGGTCTACCATGTACAGATTCAGTGCGTTTTGGCGCGGGTAAGTTGTTGGATGCGGTGATGCAAGGGTAA
- a CDS encoding NACHT domain-containing protein, with protein sequence MTNNKESANRNINIRTGNYNESIEGDYIQGDLIHGSVIYVNKSLFQISDFLGRRASDVAKPSTQEEYRQRKVLLNKVKNYWIEGVLEKSLHTRVMIELGLEERLDAVEHLGIEELPDKSGQALPTGVGVTDVFNRMGEGRTLLILGEPGAGKTTTLLTLTKHLITRTEEDLSRPIPVVFNLSSWATKRENIADWLVQELNRQYKVSKSLGKTWIKEQQLLLTLDGLDEVKSEYREACVQALNQFMQKHGQTEIIVCSRIQDYKALSTRLQLQGAICVQSLTDEQINQYLNSAGNQLEALRTLLEKDTALQELAKSPLTLSVMTLAYKGKLVEDLPQIDSIEEHRRHLFNTYIETMFSRKEAKQKYPKEQTMRWLIWLAKRLSQTSQTMFLIEGLQPTWFQTKTQKILYRIGSFLIGGLFGGLIGALIGFIDQSKFVQLSLQIGLPIGGLSLLWQMTEIKTVETLKLWSWQEAKKLLINGLVVTLPLGLIVGLLNGKDLGLKVFLGVIYWLIAELILGLLGGLRGPEIERKTSPNQGISNSGRNALIIGGIGGLIGILIGLLSGKPNWVLLGLDFGLIFGLIFGGGKACIQHFTLRFILYSKGYIPKNYAHFLDYGTERIFLQTVGGGYIFVHRMLLEHFAQM encoded by the coding sequence ATGACAAACAATAAAGAGTCTGCAAACCGCAATATTAACATAAGAACCGGCAATTATAATGAGTCAATTGAGGGTGATTATATCCAAGGTGACTTAATTCATGGAAGCGTCATTTATGTAAATAAAAGTCTTTTTCAGATATCTGATTTCTTAGGTCGGCGGGCATCTGATGTAGCAAAACCCTCTACTCAGGAGGAGTACAGACAACGTAAGGTTTTGCTCAATAAAGTTAAAAACTATTGGATTGAAGGTGTTTTAGAAAAGTCATTGCATACCAGAGTGATGATTGAACTGGGTTTGGAAGAGCGATTAGACGCAGTAGAACATCTTGGTATTGAGGAGTTGCCTGATAAATCTGGACAAGCACTACCCACGGGAGTTGGGGTAACAGATGTCTTCAATCGGATGGGAGAGGGACGAACTCTTCTGATATTAGGAGAGCCAGGAGCGGGTAAAACCACAACCCTCCTCACACTGACAAAGCATTTGATAACTCGTACTGAAGAGGACTTAAGCCGACCGATTCCAGTCGTATTTAATTTATCCTCTTGGGCAACTAAGCGGGAAAATATTGCTGATTGGCTTGTTCAAGAATTGAATAGGCAATATAAAGTTTCCAAATCGCTAGGTAAAACTTGGATTAAAGAGCAACAACTGCTACTGACGCTGGATGGTCTGGATGAGGTGAAGTCTGAGTATCGGGAAGCCTGTGTTCAAGCGTTAAATCAATTCATGCAAAAGCATGGACAAACCGAGATTATCGTGTGTAGCCGCATCCAAGATTATAAAGCTCTTTCTACTCGTCTGCAACTACAAGGTGCTATCTGCGTCCAATCTTTAACCGATGAGCAGATTAACCAATATCTAAACAGTGCTGGCAATCAATTAGAAGCCTTGAGAACACTACTTGAAAAAGATACTGCACTGCAAGAGTTAGCCAAATCTCCCCTGACTCTCAGCGTTATGACCCTGGCATATAAGGGCAAATTAGTTGAAGACTTACCCCAAATAGACTCGATAGAAGAACACCGTCGGCATCTGTTTAATACTTATATTGAAACGATGTTTAGCCGCAAGGAAGCTAAACAGAAATACCCGAAAGAACAAACAATGCGCTGGCTAATTTGGCTAGCAAAGCGTTTGTCTCAAACCTCTCAGACGATGTTTTTAATTGAAGGATTGCAGCCTACTTGGTTCCAGACTAAGACTCAAAAAATACTTTATAGGATTGGAAGTTTTCTGATTGGAGGGCTATTTGGGGGACTGATTGGTGCGTTAATCGGATTTATAGATCAAAGTAAGTTTGTTCAACTTAGTTTGCAAATTGGTCTACCTATTGGCGGGCTGAGTTTATTATGGCAGATGACAGAAATCAAAACAGTTGAAACCCTGAAATTGTGGTCTTGGCAAGAAGCAAAGAAGCTTCTGATCAATGGGCTAGTTGTTACACTGCCTCTGGGGCTGATTGTGGGGCTGCTTAATGGAAAGGATTTAGGATTGAAGGTGTTTTTGGGGGTGATTTATTGGCTAATTGCTGAACTGATTTTGGGGCTGCTTGGTGGGCTGAGAGGTCCAGAAATAGAGAGAAAAACAAGTCCCAATCAGGGCATTTCAAACTCAGGCAGGAATGCTCTGATTATTGGAGGAATTGGCGGATTAATTGGCATATTAATCGGCTTATTAAGCGGTAAACCAAATTGGGTACTTTTGGGGCTAGACTTTGGGCTAATTTTTGGGCTAATTTTTGGGGGTGGTAAAGCCTGCATCCAACACTTTACTTTACGCTTTATTCTTTATAGTAAAGGTTATATCCCCAAGAACTATGCCCACTTTCTTGACTATGGCACTGAACGCATCTTTTTGCAAACGGTTGGGGGTGGCTACATTTTTGTTCATCGAATGCTGCTCGAACATTTTGCTCAGATGTAG
- a CDS encoding dipeptide epimerase, producing MHIKVESFTLNKRFPLTISRGTRAQTTNVWVRILHDGIEGWGEASPFNVGTYPQSTQVIQDALLQTASSLQEFNPLQRQEIEQVLTKALVPSSAKAALDMAMYDWLGKRVGLPLWQMWGLDRNTIVPTSMTIGINSPEGARARVRNWLELTDVRVFKVKLGTPDGIAADRKMLMAVREEAPALELSVDANGGWSLEDALQMCNWLADIGVKYVEQPLPRGQEEDLAELKKRISLPIFVDESCFTSSDIPKLVSCVDGINIKLMKSGGLTEAMRIVHTARAHGLQVMFGCYSDSTLANTAAAQLAPLADYLDLDSHLNLIDDPFTGAYVQEGRILPNDLPGLGVQRSASSA from the coding sequence ATGCATATAAAGGTAGAAAGTTTTACTCTTAACAAGCGTTTTCCTTTGACCATTAGTCGCGGCACAAGGGCACAGACGACGAATGTATGGGTGAGGATTTTGCATGATGGTATTGAAGGCTGGGGGGAAGCATCGCCCTTTAATGTGGGTACTTATCCGCAATCAACACAGGTTATACAAGATGCGTTGCTGCAAACCGCATCTTCTTTGCAAGAATTCAATCCGTTGCAACGGCAGGAAATCGAGCAAGTGTTAACAAAAGCGTTAGTGCCCTCGTCTGCAAAAGCGGCGCTAGATATGGCAATGTATGATTGGTTGGGAAAGCGTGTGGGGCTACCGCTGTGGCAAATGTGGGGGTTGGATCGCAACACCATAGTACCGACCTCAATGACAATTGGTATTAATTCGCCAGAAGGGGCAAGAGCAAGGGTACGAAATTGGTTGGAATTGACTGATGTCCGTGTTTTTAAGGTCAAGTTAGGTACTCCAGACGGCATTGCTGCAGACCGGAAAATGTTAATGGCAGTGCGAGAAGAAGCACCAGCGCTAGAGTTGTCCGTTGATGCAAACGGGGGTTGGAGTTTGGAAGATGCACTCCAAATGTGCAATTGGCTTGCCGATATAGGTGTAAAGTATGTAGAACAGCCACTGCCAAGAGGGCAGGAAGAAGATTTAGCAGAGCTGAAGAAGCGAATTTCTCTACCTATTTTTGTTGATGAAAGTTGCTTCACTAGCTCCGATATTCCTAAATTGGTGAGCTGTGTGGATGGAATTAATATTAAACTGATGAAATCTGGGGGCTTAACCGAAGCAATGCGGATAGTCCATACAGCACGGGCACATGGGTTGCAAGTGATGTTTGGTTGCTATTCTGACAGTACGCTAGCTAATACAGCAGCGGCACAGCTTGCCCCACTGGCTGACTATCTCGACTTGGATAGTCACTTGAATTTAATAGATGACCCTTTTACAGGTGCATACGTGCAGGAGGGGAGAATTTTGCCAAACGATTTACCAGGATTGGGGGTACAACGTAGTGCGTCTAGCGCTTAA
- a CDS encoding transposase has product MDILGFPFFTHCTTANVSDDQGLIEMLSQNIDYFQSKPLELPKTTILVDHGYHPEKIIPALEQIYPQIMTKIQFELSAKPSKAEKQAKGQSGFVPVAARWVIERSNAWVERCKSLVKNFDRTLARANAKLKLCFIRLMLKRLAAS; this is encoded by the coding sequence GTGGATATATTGGGTTTCCCTTTCTTCACTCACTGCACCACCGCCAACGTATCTGATGACCAGGGGTTGATTGAAATGCTCTCACAAAATATCGATTATTTCCAATCTAAACCACTGGAATTGCCCAAAACAACTATCTTGGTAGATCATGGCTATCATCCTGAAAAAATTATCCCGGCCTTAGAGCAAATTTATCCCCAGATCATGACCAAAATCCAATTTGAACTCTCTGCCAAGCCATCAAAAGCTGAAAAGCAAGCCAAAGGACAATCCGGATTTGTTCCGGTGGCTGCTAGATGGGTGATAGAGAGATCCAATGCTTGGGTAGAGCGATGTAAAAGTTTAGTCAAAAACTTTGACCGCACACTCGCTCGTGCCAATGCCAAGCTCAAACTTTGTTTTATCCGATTGATGCTCAAACGATTAGCTGCTAGCTAG